The following are encoded together in the Bos javanicus breed banteng chromosome X, ARS-OSU_banteng_1.0, whole genome shotgun sequence genome:
- the LOC133243264 gene encoding zinc finger protein 81 isoform X2: MPGNRSAAGPSPTLSTGGCDNSCEVSVSFEDMTVDFRREEWQHLDSAQRFLYQDMTLKTTATSSHWRSFKDVPVDLSREEWPHVDPVQRCLYQDVTLETYSQLCAVGNQVPKPEVIFKLEQEEGPWTLEEETPHQSCSDV, translated from the exons ATGCCAGGCAATCGGAGTGCTGCTGGGCCGTCTCCGACCCTGAGTACAGGGGGATGTGACAATTCCTGTGAG GTGTCAGTGTCCTTTGAGGACATGACCGTGGACTTCAGAAGAGAGGAGTGGCAGCACCTGGACTCTGCTCAGAGGTTCCTGTACCAGGACATGACGCTGAAAACTACAGCCACCTCCTCTCACTGG AGGTCATTCAAGGACGTCCCTGTGGACTTGAGCAGAGAGGAGTGGCCGCACGTGGACCCTGTACAGAGGTGCCTGTACCAGGATGTGACACTGGAGACCTACAGCCAACTGTGCGCAGTGG GGAACCAAGTTCCCAAACCAGAGGTCATCTTCAAGCTGGAGCAAGAAGAGGGCCCCTGGACGTTGGAGGAGGAAACCCCACATCAGAGCTGCTCAGATGTGTGA